From Fusobacterium varium:
AATAATAACATGTCCACTTGAACTTACACAGGAGATACTAAAGAAAAAATGGACTTCAATAATATTGTGGAGATTGAGATTAGGTTCAATGAGGATAAGAGACTTTAAAAAAGATATAAAGGGCTGTAATGAAAAAATGCTTATAGAACATCTTAATGAACTTTTAAAAGTAGGGTTGATAATAAAAATTGAACATGAAGACATTTACCCAAAACATAGTGAATATCTGCTGACAGAAATGGGGCAGGAACTTCTTCCAATATTGGAAAAAATGCAGAACTTTGGAGCTAAATATTTGTTAGATAAAAATTCAGACAAAAAATAATACTTACAAAAAAGTGAGTTATTTACATTAAATAGATATACATTTATAATCTAATCAAGAAGATTAATGAGGAGGTTATAAATGAAGAAATTTATATTAATTTTAATGATTTTATTGGGGGTGAATTCTATGGCAATGACATTGGAAAGCAAAGGAATAAAAGATGGTAATATTTCTGCTGAGTATGGAAAATATGGAGATAATATTATAGATGGAATGCCAGCTCTTTCAATACCTTTGAGTTGGAAAGATGTACCAAAGGGAACAAAATCTTTTGTGCTAATAATGGAGGATTATGATGCTATACCTGTTTCAGGATTTTCATGGATACATTGGATAGCTTTAATTCCAGGAGATTACACAGAATTAAAAGAAAATGCCAGCAGAAATGATAATAAAATATTACAGGGGATAAATAGCTGGGTGTCATCAATGGGAGGGTTAGACAGAGAAAAAGCTTCATTTTATGGAGGTCCTGCACCACCTGATAAAAAACATACTTATATTTTTAGATTATATGCTTTAGATAAAGAGATAAAAATTGATGGAACATTTTATTTAAACGAAGTATATAGAGCAATGAAAGGGCATATTCTAGGAAGTGCTGAATTAGAAGGCAATTATAATAATTAAAATATAGAAGAATTTTAAAAAACAAAGAGGGTGATTTTTATAGTCATCTTCTTTTTTGCCTTTTTTGGAAAAATATATTAGAATATAGTGAATGAAAAATATTCCAGCTATTAGGATTACGTTAAAAGGAGAGCTGCCCTATGGAAAAAGTGTGTGTTTTATC
This genomic window contains:
- a CDS encoding putative transcriptional regulator is translated as MAKKIITCPLELTQEILKKKWTSIILWRLRLGSMRIRDFKKDIKGCNEKMLIEHLNELLKVGLIIKIEHEDIYPKHSEYLLTEMGQELLPILEKMQNFGAKYLLDKNSDKK
- a CDS encoding phosphatidylethanolamine-binding protein; translation: MKKFILILMILLGVNSMAMTLESKGIKDGNISAEYGKYGDNIIDGMPALSIPLSWKDVPKGTKSFVLIMEDYDAIPVSGFSWIHWIALIPGDYTELKENASRNDNKILQGINSWVSSMGGLDREKASFYGGPAPPDKKHTYIFRLYALDKEIKIDGTFYLNEVYRAMKGHILGSAELEGNYNN